In Candidatus Krumholzibacteriia bacterium, the sequence GGCACCGAACGCGGTCGAACGAGACCCCTTCGTCGACCGGACCGAACCCGACCCCCCGCCCGCTCCCGGCGTCCGGACCGCGCGACCGGTCCCGGCGCCGTCCCTGCGCGGCATCGTCCGTTCGGAGGGTCGCCTGGTCGCACTCTTCGACGGCGGTTCGGCCGGTGTGGACGACACCGTGGGCGGTTGGCGCGTGACCGCGATCGACGCCCGATCGGTGACCCTCGAACGCGGTCGGCGCATCGTCCGCCGCACGCTCTGAGAGCAGGAGGAGTGAGCATGGACCGCATCCCCGCCCGTCTGCACACGCTGATCCTGGCCGCGCTGCTGACGCCCGCACTGGCCATCGCGCAGTCCGATCTGCAGTCCGATCCGCAGTCCCAACTGCAGTACGACATGGAGTTCCGCGACGCCCGCGTCGACGACATCCTGCGCGTCCTCGCCGAGCGCTACGACGCGAACCTGGCCATCTCCGGCCGGATCGACGCGACCACGACCGTGAACCTGCGTGGCATGGACCTCGAGTCCGCGCTCGACGTGCTGCTCGAGGGGTCCGGATTCACGTGGAGACGCGAGGGACGCGAACGCGACGTCGTCCGTGTCCTCAGCCGCACCACACCGGTCACCGAGGTCTATCCGCTGTCGTACACCAACGCCGCGGAACTCGTGCAGGTGATCGCCGCCCAGGTCGCAGGTGTGACCGTGAACGCCGAAGCGCACTCGAACAGCCTGATCGTCAGTGGCCCCCTGGCGGCGGTGCGAGAAGTGGCGTGGCTGATCGACAGCGTCGACCGTTACCGCTCCCAGGTGAGCATCCGCGCCGAAATGGTCGAGGTCACCCTGGGTCAGGAGGACGTGCGCGGTGTCGACCTCACCACGCTTTTCTCCGGCGGCGAGTTCGACGCCGATCTGAACACCTCGTTCTCCGACGGCAACGAGAACGTGAACCTGAACGTCGCCACCGTGCAGGGCGACTTCGACATCCGGGGACTGTTGGCCGTGTTGCGCGAGGACCGCGAGGCGCACCTGCTGAGCAGTCCCGAGATCACCACGCTCGACAACCAACCGGCCAAGGTACACGTGGGCGAGCGTGTGCCCTACCAGCGCGCGACCGTGGAGACCCAGACCGGAGCCACCCTGGCCGAGGTCGAGTTCATCGACGTGGGTGTGAAGCTCGATGTCACGCCGACGGTGAGCGCCGACGACATGCTCTACCTGCAGATCCACAGCGAGGTGAGCGAGGTCCTCGACCAGAGCGTGCAGAACGTCCCGCGCATCGGCACCCGGGAGGCGGACACCCGTGTGCTCGTGCGCCACGGCGACACCGTCGTGATCGGCGGCCTGATGAAGGACAACGTGAACACCGTCACCCGTAAGGTCCCGATCCTCGGCGACATCCCGCTGCTGGGAATGCTCTTCCGCCGCGACGCGGTGCAGAAGACCAAGACCGAATTCCTGGTCTTCATCCGCCCGTTGATCCTCGACGACCCCAGCGAGATGCGCGCCGACCGGCGCGCGCAACGACTGCGCGACGAGGTGGTCGGCGACCGCTGATCAGACGACGGCCCCGAGAGCGTCGTCGATCGCCTCGAGCAAGCGGGTGTTGTCGGCCGGCTTCTTGAAGTAGGCCCGGGCACCCAGTCTGTGGGCCCGATCGCGGTTGCCGATCGGATCGCGGGCCGACAGGACGATCACCGGCAGATTCGCCAGTTCACCGATGCTCTGCATCCTCTCCATGACCAGGAAGCCCTCTCCGGCCGGAAGCCCCAGGTCGAGGATCATGAGATCGGGGCGCTCCTTCCGCGCGGTGGCCAGTGCCGTGTAGCTGTCCGCGGCCGTGATCACGTCGTAGCCCTGGGCACGCAGACGCATCCCCAGCCCCATGAGCAGGTCCTGGTCGTCGTCGACCACGAGGATCCTTCGTTGATTCATTCGTCGACTCCTTGACGGACGGCGACGCGGACGTCGCTCTCCTCCAGTTCGGCCACCAGCCGGGTGACGGCATCCTGCTCGTCGCGGGCGGCCAGGGCGGACGGCTCGATCTCCGAGACCGTCCACGTGATACGTTCGAGATCGGGGTCGAAGGTGTCCGCCACCTGGCGCCCGAAGCGGTCGAGGATCACCTCGGCACCGCGAGCATCGGTGGAGGCCACGATCACGACACCCGTGCCGGAACGTGAAGCGGGGCGCGGAACCACCGTATCGGTACTGCCCACCACGCTGCGCTCGGCGATCGCGCGCAACTGACGCAGTTCCACCGGATCGACTTCCCCCCGGCGCACGCCGGGTGGTGGCGCGAGGATCACGTCGATGAGGGCCAGGCCACGCCCTAGCCGTCGCGCCTCGATCACCGATGGCGCCACCAGCGTGGCCAGATCGAAGAGCGGAACGTCGAAGAAGAAGGTGGAGCCTTCGCCCGTGGACGATTCGACCCAGATCCGTCCCCCGTGACGCGCCACGATCTCCTTGCTGATGAACAATCCCAGGCCCAGGCCCTTGCGCGAGCGCACAGCCACGTCCTCCACCTGCACGAGCCGCTCGAAGATGCGGCGCTGGTGCACGATGGGGATTCCCGGCCCGTCGTCCTCGACGGTGAAGCGGACACGGTCCGGAGTGTCGGCACGGTGTTCGGCGCGCAGGACGATCCGTCCGCCCGGCGGTACGAACTTGACGGCGTTGCCCACGAGATTCACGAGCACTTGCCGGAGGCGCGTCGGGTCACCGTAGATCGACGGGACGGTCCCCGCCCGGTCGACCTCCAGCTCCAGGCCACTGGTCTGGGCCACCGACCGTTGTGCCTCGCACACCTCGTCGATCAGCCGGAACGGATCGAGACGCTGCCGGTCGAGCGAGAACTTGTCGGTCCGCGCGCGCGTGGCCTCGACCAGACCGCTGATCATGGTGTCGAGTTCTCCGACGTTCCGAAGAGCGGCCTGCACCAGCTGCTCCTGCCCCTCGTTCACGTCACCGGCCAGTCCGTCGACCAGATTCGTCAGGAACTGGTAGATGGCGGTCAACGGTGTCCGCAATTCGTGGGACACGTGCGAGATCAGCCGCTCCTGTGCGTAGCGGCGCTCGGACACGTCGGTCAGACTTCCGGCCATACGCCGTACCGATCCCCCCGATCCGCGCACGCCCACGCCGCGGGCCAGCATCCACTGGTCCTCGCCGTCCTCGTTGCGCATGCGGAACTCGCACTCGACGTGCGGCGCCGATCCTTCGATGTGTTCGCTCAGGGCGCGGTGCAGATCCTCCCGATCGGCGGGGTGCACGCGGTCGGTCCAGGCTTCGATCCGGGCGGGATTCGGCGGCGGGTCCTCGACGCCGATCAGCGCCCACCATCGCGAGGAGTAGTGGACCTCGTTCGTCTGGAGGTCCCAGTCCCAGATGCCATCGTTGGCACCCTCGATCGCCAGGGCATGTCGCTCCTCGCTGGCGCGCAGCATGCGTACGCTGGCCGCTCGCTCACGCGCGTGGTGGATCGCTCGTTGCAGCTCGGCCGTCGAGAGTCGGCTCTTCGGCAGGTAGTCCGAAGCTCCGGTGCGCAGGGCCTGCACGTCGTGCTCGGGCTGGTCGAAACTCGTCAGCAGGATCACGGGCACGTCACGGTCGATACGTCGGATCTGCTGGACCAGGTCGAGGCCGTTCTTCTCGCCGAGGCAGTAGTCCACCAGATGGAGATCGAAGGCACCGCGCTCGAGGAGGGTACAGGCGGACTCGTAGGACGTCGCCGTGGCCAGCTCGCACTGGAGACCGCGTGCCCTCGACAGCAGCTTGCGCACGATCGTCAGATCCTCGACGTCGTCGTCGACGAGCAGTACGCGCACGGTGGTGGTCGACATGGACTCTCCCACTGGGATCGGGACGAGTGAGGGATATCGGGCGACCGGGCAGCCGGGTTGAGCGGAAAAGCGTTGCAATTGCATCATCCCTCAAGTTCGCCCGCAGTGGATCCGATGATCCTTTCGTCATCGCTGATGCCGTCGAGGCGATGCAGATCGTCTTCCCGGCCACATCCGAGCAGATGGGGGGGACCCATGTCGCGGATCCTGGTGGTCGACGTCTCGCCGTACTTCCGCGCGCGGACGCGGGCCCTGCTCGAGTCCCGGGCACACGAGGTGCTCGAAGCCATCGACGTGCGGACCGCCGTCCAGTGCGTGTTCCGCGAGGCACCCGACGCCGTCGTGCTCGATCTGATCGTCCCCGAACAGGACGGTCTCGACCTCCTGCGCGAACTCCGACGCCGTGGCTTCGTCGGTCCCCGGATCGTCGTGACCGCCGATCGGCAGCCGATGACGCGCCACCTCGCGCTGGCCCACGGCGCCACCGCCCTCCTCCCCGAGCCCGTCGACGCCGAGACCCTGCTCGAGCACGTCGAGGAAGGCGGAGTCCTTGTCTGATCTGCTGGTCGAACGCGTGCTGGAGCCCGACCAGGAAGCGGCCCTGGCGCACCTCACCGGAATCGGCCTGGGGCGGGCGATCGCCGTACTCGGCGACGTGCTCGGCGTACGACTGCGTCCGCGCGAACCCGTGGTGCACTTCGTATCGCTCCCGGACGAGGACCTGCACCAGCGCGAGGAATTCGACGATCCGTGGTCGGCGGTTTCCGCGGACTTCCGGGGCGATTCGACGGGTCGGGTCGCGGCCGCGCTGCCGCGGACCACGATCGACTACCTGTGTTCGCGCCTGGGTGGACTCGATGCCTGGCGCGACGCGAGCCGCGCGGTTCCGGCCGTCACCGGCCAGGAGATCGCGGGCATCTTCCTGAACTCCCTGGTCGACGGGTTCCGTCCCCTGCTGTCGCCAGAGCTCCGATTCTCGCCTCCGCAACCGTCGACCGACCTGGCGGCCTGGTGGCGCGACGCAGGCACCGAGGCCGTCGGTGGAGTCCGTACCGAGCTGACCGTCGAGGACGGCGACCACGACCTGCAGGTACAGTTCGCCCTGGTCGCCGGACCACGTGCCCTGGACGATCTCCTGCTCGCCGTCCAGGGCATGACGGGAGGGATCCGATGACGCGACTCACCGAACGTGACCCGAATCCCGATCCTGCGGCCCTCGGTGTGCTCGAGGCCCTCCCCGTCGGGGCCGCGGTCGTCGACACCGACTACCGCATCCACGCCTGGAACGCCGCACTCGGCACACTCACCGGAGTCGATCCCTCCTGGGCGCTCGGGCACGATCTCCGGCACGTACTTCCGGCTCTGGCCCGACCCCGCTTCGAACTGCGGATCGAGGAGGTACTGCGCGGGGCGCCGGCGGCCACCTTCGACTCGCTGTTGCACTCCGGACTGTTGAAGGATCCCCGCGGGGCCGAGACCGGCCCACGGGTCCGGATCGGTGTCGGTCCATGGCACGACCCTGCCGGAGACGCGAGCTTCGCGGTGATCGTCGTCGAGGACCGCAGCACCCTGCACGAGCTCTGCGACGAGATGCGGGCGTCGCGCGACAGCGCGCGCGACGAGGTCGTCCGGCGCCAACGCAGCGAGAGCGAACTCCGCCAGCACGCCGATCACCTGGCCGCGGCCAACGACGAGCTGCAGCAGTTCGCGTACATGGCCTCCCACGACCTGCGCGAGCCCCTTCACAAGGTGCGCATGTTCGTGGGCCTGCTCGAAGAGGACATCCGGGACACCGCCGACGACGAGACCCTCGACACGGTGCACCGCATCGGGCGCGCCACCGAGCGTCTCGAGGATCTGCTCACCGAGAGCCTGGCCCTGTTGCGTGCCGGAGAGAACGTCGAGACCACGGGAAGGGTCGACTGCGAGCAGATCGCGCGCGACGCGATCGACGACCTGGATTCGAGTATCGCCGAGGCCGACGCCGTCGTCGAACTCGGCGACCTGCCTCCGGTGACGGCCGATGCCGTCTCGGTTCACCACCTGCTCCTGAACCTGCTGTCGAACGCGCTCAAGTTCCGGCATCCCGACCGGCGGTGCCGAGTGGAGATCGAGGCCAGCCGGGGATCCGTGCTCACGGCCGAGGGCGAGCTCGACGCGGTGCGACTGGTCGTCCGGGACAACGGAATCGGCTTCGACCCTCGCTACGCGAGCGAGATCTTCAAACCCTTCCGGCGTCTGCACGGACGCGATCGCTCCTACCACGGACACGGACTGGGTCTGTCGATCTGTCGTCGCATCGTCCGCCGTCACGGCGGACAGATCTGGGCGGAGAGCCGGCGTGACCGCGGCGCCACCTTCCACGTGGTGCTCCCCGCGGTGATCGAAGAGGACGACACGGGATCGCTCGATGCCGTCGCCGAACCCGTCGTGAATACGGTCGGAGCCTGAACTCAGGGAGTCCGGACGATCCGCGCGGTGCGCCGGCGAGAGTCCTGCTCGAGGACGACGAAGTAGACTCCGTGCGCCGTGCCCCGTCCCGCGGCGTCGCGGCCGTCGAGAACGACCCGCCGCTCGGCGACCGGTCCGTCGCCCCGCGCCAGGGTGCGCACGACCCGTCCCCGCACGTCGATCAGACGCAGATGCCAGGGCGCGTCGGCGTCGGCACGCAGACGGACCTCGTGGCCCGCACCGCCACGGACGACGTCGAGACGCAGGGACACGTCGCTGCGTGAGGGGAGCCGGAAGGAGCGCGATCGATCGAGACCGCCGTCCTCCCAGGTGAGGACCACCGTGTCGGTCCCTTCGGACCGACCGAAGGTCGCACGAACCCCCGCCTCCGTCCGTTCGATGCCCGAACCCAGACGTGCGAGCACCCGGGTTCCCGCCGCCAGGGTCACCGACGAGGCGCGCTGCAGCGACCGCGACTCGAAGTCGAGCGTCGTCACCGTCGACACCGCGTCGACCACGCGCATGCGCACGCCGTCGGCCGCGACCACCCCGAACGACGACGATACGATCCCGACCAGTCCGCGCACCGCGCCGTTCTCGACGTTGGCATCGGGCGCGCCGACCAGGAAGTCGTCGGCCCCGTCGCCGTCGACGTCCACGTGATCGCTCAGGCTCCAACCCCAGCGGTCGCCGGCCACGCCGAGCGAAGATCGGTTCGCGGGCAGGACGTCCTCGGGAATCGGGCCGGTCCCGTCGAAGAGGTGGATCCAGCCCGCGTCGAGACCGCTGTCGTCCCGCCCGGGTGCCCCGGCGACCCAGGAACCCGGACTGCCCCGATGATCGCCCGCCGCGGCCACGGCGAAGCCGAAGCGATCGCCCGCGGTCTGCCCGGTACGCACGAGATCGGCCACGTCGTCGGTCGACGGAGGACTGCTCGATCCGTAGAAGACCTTCACCAGCCCGCGGTCGCCATCGGCACCGGGTGCTCCGACCAACAGGTCCTGGCGCGCGTCCCCGCTGATCAGGCCACCCCGCGACACCGACCAGCCGAACTGCTGGTCGGAGGTCGCATTCCCGAAGACCACGGTGGGTGTCGACGGCAAGGCGCTCGCTCCGACGAACAGATGCACACGTCCGCTGGCGCCGGCCGCACCGGGGGCGCCCACGGCCACGGCATCCCGACCGTCGCCCCGGAAGTTCGGAACGTCGGCGAGCGACCAGCCGAAGCCGGGTCCACCGATGGGTTCGGCGTCGGGTGCGAAGTCCGCGAAGTCGCCCGTGGCGATCGGGCCGCCCAGCGCGGGCCCGTCCCACGTCGCCGCGGCCGTGGTCGGGAGGCTCGACGCGCGGCTGCCACGGAACACGTACACGCGTCCACGGTCGGTCCCCGTGGCGTCGCTGTAAGGGGCGCCCACCACGAAATCGTCGATGCCATCGTCGTCGAGATCGCCGGCGGCCGACACCGACCACCCGAAACGGTCCCCGCCGACCTCACCCGCGAAGATCGGCTCGGAGGAACCGCTGAAGGACGGTCCCCCCAGATACACGTACACGGCGCCGCTCTTCTCGCCCGACGGATCGTCGCCCGGCGCGCCCACGGCCACGTCGTCGTAGCCGTCGTCGTCGACGTCGCCGATGCCCGCCACCGAGAACCCGAACCAGTCCCCGGCACTGCCGTCGTCGAGCACGACGTCTGGCCGATCGCTCATACTGGACCCACCGAACCACACGAAGGCCCGTCCGGCCTCGGCGCCCAGCGCATTGTCGAAGGGCGCACCGGCGATGAAGTCGCCGATCCCGTCGCCGTTGACGTCGCCGGCGTGATCCACGGCGAAACCGTGGCGGATCTCGCTGCCGCCGGTCGAGGGGCTCTGGAAGAGATCGGTCGCCGCCCACGCAGACGGTGCGGCGGCGACGATCGTCACGAGGATCCACGATGCGAACTGCGATGGGCGTTTCACGGGATCTCCTGGGTCACGAGCCCTCGGCAGCCTCTAACGCGCCACCACGGGGCCCTTCTTCCTCTGGGCCTCCAACACGGCGTAGGCGGCCAGGTTCACGATGTCGCCGACCTCGGCGTCACGCGGCAGCACGTGGACCGATCGGGAGAAACCCGAAAGGATCGGGCCGATCAGCTCTCCGCCACCCACACGGTACAGCAGCTTGTATGCCGCGTTGGCCGCGGTCAGATTCGGGAACACGAGGACGTTCGCGGTGTCACTCAGGCGGCTGAACGGATGCCGTTCCCGCATGAGCGACCGCACGACCGCCGTGTCGGCGTGCATTTCGCCGTCGAGTTCGAGTTCCGGCTCGCGTTCGTGACAGATCTCCACCGCACGGCGCACCTTCGCCGCCTCGGCGCTCCGAACGCTGCCGAAGTTCGAATGGCTGACCATGGCCACCCGCGGCACCGTGTCCATGTCCCGGGCCAGCGAGGCGGAGGCGAGGGCGATCTCGGCCAGCTGTTCGGCCGTCGGTTCGAGGTTCACCGCGCAGTCGGCCAGGAACCACGTGCGCCCGCCGAGCAGCACCACGTAGGTCGAGCTGACGACCGTGCGCCCCGTCTCGAGCGCGATGACCTGCAGGGCGGGCCGGATCGTCTCGGGGAAGTAGTTGGTGAGGCCTCCCACCAGAGCCGCCGCGTCTCCGCGCTGGACCAGCATGGCCGCGAAGACGTTCGGGTCGTCGAGCTCCTCGCGCGCGTCGACCAGGGTCATGCCCCGCCTTTGCCGCAGGCCGAAGAGTTCCCCGGCGATGACCTCGCGTTCGGGATCGGTGCGCGGGTCGCGGACCTGCAGACCCTCCAGATCCAGGTTCATCTCGCGGATCGCGGTCCGGACCTCGTGCTCGTCGCCGATCACCAGCGGCCGCGCGATGCCCTCGTCGATCAGGCGCGCACAAGCGCGCAAGGTGCGCACGTCGTCGCCGGTGGGGAAGACGACCTGCTTCGGCTCCTGCTGGGCCCGCACCCGCACGTTGTGCATCACGCCGAAGGTCACCTCGAAGCGCGCCCGCAGGTCCTCGGCGTACGTGTCCACGTCCTGCAGCGGCACGCGCGCCACGCCTTCCTCGGTCGCGGCCCGGGCCACCGCCGGCGCCACGTGCCACAGGACGCGGGGATCGAAGGGCTTGGGAATGATCAGGTCCGGGCCGAATTCGAGCGCGTCGGCCTCGTAGGCACGGAGCACCGAGGCGGGCACCGGTTCCTTGGCCAGATCGGCCAGGGCGTGCGCCGCGGCCACCTTCATGCGATCGGTGATCCCGGTCGCGTGCACGTCGAGCGCGCCGCGGAACAGGAAGGGGAATCCCAGGACGTTGTTCACCTGGTTCGGCGTGTCGCTGCGCCCGGTGGCCACGATCGCGTCCGGAACGGCCGCCTTCGCGCGGTCGTAGGGGATCTCGGGATCGGGGTTCGCCAACGCGAACACGATCGGCTTCGGAGCCATGGACTTCACCATGTCCTCGTCCACGACGTCCTTCACGCTCACCCCGAAGAACACGTCGGCGCCGCGCATGGCATCGGCCAGACTGCGGCGATCGGTCGAGACGGCGAAGGCCTGCTTGTAATCGTTCAGGTCGTCGCGTCCGTCGTGCACCACGCCCTTGCTGTCGCACAGGATCACGTTCTCCTGCTGCACCCCGAGGCTGATCACGAACTTCGCACAGGCGATCCCCGCCGCGCCGGCGCCGTTGATCACCAGCGTCAGGTCCTCGAGCCGGCGGTCGGTCAGTTCGCAGGCGTTGATCAGGCCGGCACCGGCGATGATCGCCGTGCCGTGCTGGTCGTCGTGGAAGACGGGAATGTCCAGGCGCTCCTTGAGCGTCTCCTCGATGACGAAGCACTCGGGCGCCTTGATGTCCTCGAGATTGATGCCGCCGAAAGTCGGTTCCATCATCTCGCAGGCGCGGATGACGTCCTCGGGATCGCTGGCCTCGAGCTCGATGTCGTAGACGTCGATGTCGGCGAAGCGCTTGAAGAGGACCGCCTTGCCCTCCATGACGGGCTTGCCGGCCAGTGCGCCGATGTTGCCGAGTCCGAGCACGGCCGACCCGTTGCTGACCACGGCGACCAGGTTGGCTCGGTTCGTGTAACGGAAGGCGAGGTCCGGCTCCCGGGCGATCTCGAGGCAGGGCTCGGCCACGCCGGGAGAGTAGGCCAGGCTGAGATCGTGCGCCGTGGCCGTGGGTTTGGTCGGAGAGATCTGCAGCTTCCCCGGCCGTGGATGGGCGTGGTATTCGAGGGCCTCGTTGAATCGCCGCTCGTCACTCATGGGGGAACCTCCCGTCGGGTACGGACCTAGCATAGATCCTTGCACGGCGGGGAACCAACCACTAGCCTGGCCCGGCGGCCACGGCAAACCCTTGCCAGTCACGAATTCGGTGCTCGACCCGCGGCTCCGGGGAACCACTGCATGTTGCGATACCTCCGCCTCGTCCTCGGCATCGGCGTGCTCGCCGCGATCTACTGGCAGATCGGCGGATTCGGTCCGATGACCGGCGAGTCCACCGACTCCCGCGAGCCGGCGCCGACGACCGAGGCCACCGCCGACACCGTCGCGGCCGGCGGCCCCGACGACGGCCCGTCGTTCGGCTACCCGCCGCTCGACCACGAGAACGACCTCGAACGGGTGCGCCGTAGCGTCCCGATGTCCGAGATCGAGGAGTGGGACGAGTTGGTCATCGGCCGGAACGAGTCCTTCTACGTCGCCCTTCGTCGCGCCGGACTGGACCACGACACCATCATGCGGGTGGTCGACGCGGCCGAGCCCCACGCCGACCTCAGCCGTGTCCGTCGCGGCGACCGCTTCCTGCTCGCCCACGACGACGACGACGATTCCCTGCGCGCCATCCGCTTCGACGTGCGCGACGAGAATTACGTGGTGATCGACCTCTCGACCGAGGAGCCGCGCACCGAACTCTCGCGCTATCCGGTCGAGCGGAAGGTCCGGGCGGCCCGGGGCTCGATCCGCACCAATCTCTTCGACGCGCTGAAGGCCCAGGACGCCGACCCCACCCTGGCCGATCAGCTCGCCGAGATCCTGGGCTGGGACATCGACTTCTTCCGCGACCTGCGCGTGGGGGATCGTTTCCTGATCCTGTACGCGGAATACGTGCACGACGACGAGATCGTACGCGATCCCCAGATCCTGGCCGTCCGCTTCGTGAACCGCGGGCGTGAACTGCGGGCCTACCGCTACGAGAACGAGTACGGCCTACCCGCCTACTACCAGGCCGACGGAACCTCGCTCGAACGGCAGTTCCTGAGGGCTCCGTTGAAGTTCACGCGTGTGTCGAGCCGCTTCAGCCATCGGCGTCTGCACCCGGTGCTGAAGCGTTACCGTCCGCACTACGGCGTGGACTACGCGGCCCCGCTGGGCACACCCGTGCACGCCACCGCCGACGGCGTGGTGATCGAGCGCACGCGGGATCGGGCGAGCGGGAACTTCGTCGGGCTCCGTCACGGCAACGGTTACGAGAGCTACTACCTGCACCTGTCGCGCTTCGCGAAGGGCGTGTCGAAGAGCGGGAAGG encodes:
- a CDS encoding secretin N-terminal domain-containing protein, which gives rise to MDRIPARLHTLILAALLTPALAIAQSDLQSDPQSQLQYDMEFRDARVDDILRVLAERYDANLAISGRIDATTTVNLRGMDLESALDVLLEGSGFTWRREGRERDVVRVLSRTTPVTEVYPLSYTNAAELVQVIAAQVAGVTVNAEAHSNSLIVSGPLAAVREVAWLIDSVDRYRSQVSIRAEMVEVTLGQEDVRGVDLTTLFSGGEFDADLNTSFSDGNENVNLNVATVQGDFDIRGLLAVLREDREAHLLSSPEITTLDNQPAKVHVGERVPYQRATVETQTGATLAEVEFIDVGVKLDVTPTVSADDMLYLQIHSEVSEVLDQSVQNVPRIGTREADTRVLVRHGDTVVIGGLMKDNVNTVTRKVPILGDIPLLGMLFRRDAVQKTKTEFLVFIRPLILDDPSEMRADRRAQRLRDEVVGDR
- a CDS encoding response regulator, with the translated sequence MNQRRILVVDDDQDLLMGLGMRLRAQGYDVITAADSYTALATARKERPDLMILDLGLPAGEGFLVMERMQSIGELANLPVIVLSARDPIGNRDRAHRLGARAYFKKPADNTRLLEAIDDALGAVV
- a CDS encoding ATP-binding protein → MSTTTVRVLLVDDDVEDLTIVRKLLSRARGLQCELATATSYESACTLLERGAFDLHLVDYCLGEKNGLDLVQQIRRIDRDVPVILLTSFDQPEHDVQALRTGASDYLPKSRLSTAELQRAIHHARERAASVRMLRASEERHALAIEGANDGIWDWDLQTNEVHYSSRWWALIGVEDPPPNPARIEAWTDRVHPADREDLHRALSEHIEGSAPHVECEFRMRNEDGEDQWMLARGVGVRGSGGSVRRMAGSLTDVSERRYAQERLISHVSHELRTPLTAIYQFLTNLVDGLAGDVNEGQEQLVQAALRNVGELDTMISGLVEATRARTDKFSLDRQRLDPFRLIDEVCEAQRSVAQTSGLELEVDRAGTVPSIYGDPTRLRQVLVNLVGNAVKFVPPGGRIVLRAEHRADTPDRVRFTVEDDGPGIPIVHQRRIFERLVQVEDVAVRSRKGLGLGLFISKEIVARHGGRIWVESSTGEGSTFFFDVPLFDLATLVAPSVIEARRLGRGLALIDVILAPPPGVRRGEVDPVELRQLRAIAERSVVGSTDTVVPRPASRSGTGVVIVASTDARGAEVILDRFGRQVADTFDPDLERITWTVSEIEPSALAARDEQDAVTRLVAELEESDVRVAVRQGVDE
- a CDS encoding response regulator, with product MSRILVVDVSPYFRARTRALLESRAHEVLEAIDVRTAVQCVFREAPDAVVLDLIVPEQDGLDLLRELRRRGFVGPRIVVTADRQPMTRHLALAHGATALLPEPVDAETLLEHVEEGGVLV
- a CDS encoding ATP-binding protein, encoding MTRLTERDPNPDPAALGVLEALPVGAAVVDTDYRIHAWNAALGTLTGVDPSWALGHDLRHVLPALARPRFELRIEEVLRGAPAATFDSLLHSGLLKDPRGAETGPRVRIGVGPWHDPAGDASFAVIVVEDRSTLHELCDEMRASRDSARDEVVRRQRSESELRQHADHLAAANDELQQFAYMASHDLREPLHKVRMFVGLLEEDIRDTADDETLDTVHRIGRATERLEDLLTESLALLRAGENVETTGRVDCEQIARDAIDDLDSSIAEADAVVELGDLPPVTADAVSVHHLLLNLLSNALKFRHPDRRCRVEIEASRGSVLTAEGELDAVRLVVRDNGIGFDPRYASEIFKPFRRLHGRDRSYHGHGLGLSICRRIVRRHGGQIWAESRRDRGATFHVVLPAVIEEDDTGSLDAVAEPVVNTVGA
- a CDS encoding NADP-dependent malic enzyme; translation: MSDERRFNEALEYHAHPRPGKLQISPTKPTATAHDLSLAYSPGVAEPCLEIAREPDLAFRYTNRANLVAVVSNGSAVLGLGNIGALAGKPVMEGKAVLFKRFADIDVYDIELEASDPEDVIRACEMMEPTFGGINLEDIKAPECFVIEETLKERLDIPVFHDDQHGTAIIAGAGLINACELTDRRLEDLTLVINGAGAAGIACAKFVISLGVQQENVILCDSKGVVHDGRDDLNDYKQAFAVSTDRRSLADAMRGADVFFGVSVKDVVDEDMVKSMAPKPIVFALANPDPEIPYDRAKAAVPDAIVATGRSDTPNQVNNVLGFPFLFRGALDVHATGITDRMKVAAAHALADLAKEPVPASVLRAYEADALEFGPDLIIPKPFDPRVLWHVAPAVARAATEEGVARVPLQDVDTYAEDLRARFEVTFGVMHNVRVRAQQEPKQVVFPTGDDVRTLRACARLIDEGIARPLVIGDEHEVRTAIREMNLDLEGLQVRDPRTDPEREVIAGELFGLRQRRGMTLVDAREELDDPNVFAAMLVQRGDAAALVGGLTNYFPETIRPALQVIALETGRTVVSSTYVVLLGGRTWFLADCAVNLEPTAEQLAEIALASASLARDMDTVPRVAMVSHSNFGSVRSAEAAKVRRAVEICHEREPELELDGEMHADTAVVRSLMRERHPFSRLSDTANVLVFPNLTAANAAYKLLYRVGGGELIGPILSGFSRSVHVLPRDAEVGDIVNLAAYAVLEAQRKKGPVVAR
- a CDS encoding peptidoglycan DD-metalloendopeptidase family protein: MLRYLRLVLGIGVLAAIYWQIGGFGPMTGESTDSREPAPTTEATADTVAAGGPDDGPSFGYPPLDHENDLERVRRSVPMSEIEEWDELVIGRNESFYVALRRAGLDHDTIMRVVDAAEPHADLSRVRRGDRFLLAHDDDDDSLRAIRFDVRDENYVVIDLSTEEPRTELSRYPVERKVRAARGSIRTNLFDALKAQDADPTLADQLAEILGWDIDFFRDLRVGDRFLILYAEYVHDDEIVRDPQILAVRFVNRGRELRAYRYENEYGLPAYYQADGTSLERQFLRAPLKFTRVSSRFSHRRLHPVLKRYRPHYGVDYAAPLGTPVHATADGVVIERTRDRASGNFVGLRHGNGYESYYLHLSRFAKGVSKSGKVTQGQVIGYVGNTGWSTGPHLDYRIRRNGKWIDPNKLSLPPADPIDEAGLPAYREHVAALDAQLEIVPVDAANVVLRTGLAPALGAAVTD